The Devosia sp. MC521 genome segment GACACTACGGTTGTGGCCGATACGATGTGTGCGACCCGCGTGGTCAATCTGACTCACGACGCGCGCATGATTGCGCTCGACACAGTCACCGGCCAGCCGTGCCCGGACTTCGGCGCCCTTGGCACCGTCGACCTCATGGAAGGAATGGGAAACCATGCGCCGGGATTCTACGCCCCAACGTCACCTCCAACACTCGTTCGCGATGTGCTCGTAGTTGGAAGCCAAGTGAGCGACGGACAAACCCGTGCAGCTCCGTCTGGCGTCATCCGTGGGTATAATGTTGTAACCGGTGCACTTGAATGGGCTTGGGATATGGGGCGCCCCGGCGAGACAGATCTGCCGCCTGAAGGTGAGATCTACACCCCCGGCACACCCAATGTTTGGACGATTGCCTCAGGCGATAATGAGCTTGGATTGGTTTATTTGCCGATGGGTAACTCAGCTGTCGACTATTGGGGCGGCGATCGCTCCGAGGCAGAAAATACTTACTCAACCGCCATCGTTGCGCTGGATGTCGAAACCGGCGAGGTCGCTTGGCACTATCAAACCGTTCACTATGATATTTGGGACTATGACCTTGGAGGACAAGGCACCTTGGTTGATTTCCCAACACCCGAGGGTCCAGTTCCTGCAATCGTTATGCCGTCCAAACAGGCACAGTTCTACATCCTGAACCGCAAAACCGGTGAACCGCTGGTTAGCATTGAAGAGCGCACTGCTCCCACTGGCGGCGTGGAGCCAGAACGCCTTTCTCCGACACAACCTTTCGTCACCGACTTCCCAAATCTGCTGAAAGCCGACCTGACCGAACGGGATATGTGGGGCACAACCCCGCTTGACCAACTCTGGTGCCGTATCCAGTTCCGCCAAGCCGCTTACGATGGTGTTTACACACCACCGACAGTTGATCAACCATGGATCCAATACCCCGGCTATAACGGCGGCGTGGATTGGGGCGGCGTCGCGATCGATCCCGTCAAAGGACTAATGATCACTAATTACAATGACATGCCGAACTACAACCAGCTTGTTCCGCGTGAAGAGGTTGATGCCCTCGGCATTCTGCCAATTACCGATCCAAACTACGATCCAGATGTTGGTGGCGGCTCCCATGGCAACCTTAGCCCTCAAGCGATGTCGCCCTATGGCATCCGCGTTAACGCGGGGTGGCGCGTTCCGTTCACAGGGATGCTGTGCAAACAGCCTCCTTATGGCGGCATCGCTGCTATTGACCTCAACACCCGTGAAATTCTTTGGGATCGTCCATTTGGCTCAGCCCGTAATAACGGCCCCTTCGGCATCCCAAGCATGTTGCCGATAGACATCGGTACACCAAACAATGGGGGCGGCTTCATAACAGCAACAGGTCTTTTCTTTATCGGTGCCACTACCGACGACATGTTCCGAGCCATCAAGGTCGATACCGGCGAAGAGGTTTGGCAAACCGCTCTTCCCGCAGGCGGGCAAGCTACTCCAATCACTTACGAGGCCGGTGGTCGCCAGATAGTAGTGATCAACGCGGGGGGCCATGATTTTATGGAGACACCCATCGGCGACTATTTTATCGCCTACGCCCTGCCAGCTGGCGAACTCCAATAGCGAACAGGATAGGCCGGGAAGCACATCGCTTTCCGGCCTCGTCCAGA includes the following:
- a CDS encoding membrane-bound PQQ-dependent dehydrogenase, glucose/quinate/shikimate family — translated: MATRNRGFGYWAVMALAAIMVLFGTPIMLGGAWLLSLGGSFYYLIAGAGLLASATFLFRQSLAGVWIYMSTFAFTLIWALWESGLNGWAQVPRLLAPSVILILVLLTIPALRGRLAVPRGRFAAAATGVMALIASVMVLMSNGGPHLVAQETVSPPAFETPDAPAATAPPRGELTTQTPASAAQVKYVALETGVDWPAYGGDHKATRYSPLGQITPENVEMLEQIWEFRTGDLPKDDEPFGNQNTPVKVGDRLFLCSALNKISALDAASGEALWTHDPVVSADAVGYNASCRGLVYFEDTTVVADTMCATRVVNLTHDARMIALDTVTGQPCPDFGALGTVDLMEGMGNHAPGFYAPTSPPTLVRDVLVVGSQVSDGQTRAAPSGVIRGYNVVTGALEWAWDMGRPGETDLPPEGEIYTPGTPNVWTIASGDNELGLVYLPMGNSAVDYWGGDRSEAENTYSTAIVALDVETGEVAWHYQTVHYDIWDYDLGGQGTLVDFPTPEGPVPAIVMPSKQAQFYILNRKTGEPLVSIEERTAPTGGVEPERLSPTQPFVTDFPNLLKADLTERDMWGTTPLDQLWCRIQFRQAAYDGVYTPPTVDQPWIQYPGYNGGVDWGGVAIDPVKGLMITNYNDMPNYNQLVPREEVDALGILPITDPNYDPDVGGGSHGNLSPQAMSPYGIRVNAGWRVPFTGMLCKQPPYGGIAAIDLNTREILWDRPFGSARNNGPFGIPSMLPIDIGTPNNGGGFITATGLFFIGATTDDMFRAIKVDTGEEVWQTALPAGGQATPITYEAGGRQIVVINAGGHDFMETPIGDYFIAYALPAGELQ